The Henckelia pumila isolate YLH828 unplaced genomic scaffold, ASM3356847v2 CTG_461:::fragment_3, whole genome shotgun sequence genome window below encodes:
- the LOC140871528 gene encoding flavonoid 3'-monooxygenase-like: protein MPPGPRGLPIVGSLPYLDPELHSYFASLARVYGPILSMNLGTKKAIVISSPAMARQVLKEHDVTFANRDMPSVNTAMEYSGHDIVFTPYGPEWRMLRKVCVRDMLGSSTLDAFYSYRRHEVRSTVKYFYGLSGSPVNVGEQMFLNMLNVVTNMLWGGSVQGDERATIGAEFRQVVSEITELLGKPNVSDFFPSLAWLDVQGLKKKMKVVTMKLERLFDEIIEQRVKLSRSNGGEMKRDFLQVLMQLKEDGSDSKTSKTPFTMLHIKALLVDMVVGGTDTTSSTVEFALAEMMNKPYIMIKAQQEIDSVVGKNSMVEESHIDKLPYLKAVIKEILRLHPVLPLMVPHCPSKPCIVGGYTVPKGARVFVNVWAIHRDASLWERPEEFVPERFLDGKGDYSGNDFSYIPFGSGRRICAGIPMAERVVSLSLASLVHSFDWKLVEGDGLDLNEKFGIVLKKRVPLIAIPTPRLSGAAVYE, encoded by the exons ATGCCTCCAGGTCCTAGAGGCTTGCCTATTGTAGGCAGCCTCCCATACCTCGACCCCGAACTACACTCATATTTCGCGAGTCTGGCTCGAGTCTACGGTCCGATCTTGTCCATGAATCTCGGCACCAAGAAAGCCATAGTGATAAGCTCACCCGCCATGGCACGACAAGTGCTGAAGGAACACGACGTTACATTCGCCAATCGGGACATGCCATCCGTGAACACAGCGATGGAATACAGCGGACACGACATAGTTTTCACCCCCTACGGGCCGGAGTGGAGGATGCTGAGGAAGGTGTGCGTACGCGACATGCTTGGGAGTTCAACCCTTGATGCATTCTATTCTTATAGAAGGCATGAAGTTCGAAGCACGGTCAAGTACTTCTACGGCTTGTCGGGATCTCCGGTTAACGTAGGGGAGCAGATGTTCTTGAACATGCTCAATGTTGTGACGAATATGTTGTGGGGTGGTAGCGTGCAAGGTGATGAAAGGGCTACCATCGGGGCAGAGTTCAGGCAAGTGGTGTCGGAGATCACGGAGTTGTTGGGGAAGCCGAACGTATCGGATTTCTTCCCGAGTCTTGCGTGGTTGGATGTTCAAGGACTGAAGAAGAAAATGAAGGTTGTGACAATGAAACTCGAAAGGCTATTCGATGAAATCATTGAGCAGAGGGTGAAATTGAGTAGGTCTAATGGTGGGGAGATGAAAAGGGATTTCTTGCAAGTGTTGATGCAGCTCAAAGAGGATGGAAGTGACTCCAAAACGAGCAAGACTCCTTTCACCATGCTTCATATCAAAGCCTTGCTAGTG GATATGGTGGTAGGGGGAACGGACACAACCTCTAGCACGGTGGAGTTCGCCTTAGCCGAAATGATGAACAAACCATATATCATGATCAAAGCTCAACAAGAAATCGACTCAGTAGTGGGGAAAAACAGCATGGTTGAAGAATCGCACATCGACAAATTACCGTACCTCAAAGCCGTGATAAAAGAGATCCTTCGGCTTCATCCGGTCCTTCCTCTCATGGTGCCGCATTGTCCTAGCAAGCCATGCATTGTGGGAGGCTACACCGTTCCGAAAGGGGCTCGTGTATTCGTGAACGTGTGGGCGATACATAGGGATGCTTCATTATGGGAAAGGCCGGAGGAATTTGTACCGGAGAGGTTTCTTGATGGTAAAGGAGATTATAGTGGGAATGATTTTAGTTACATACCGTTTGGTTCGGGACGAAGGATATGTGCTGGGATCCCTATGGCTGAGAGAGTCGTGTCGTTGTCGCTCGCGTCGCTTGTGCATAGTTTCGACTGGAAGTTGGTGGAGGGAGATGGTTTAGACCTTAATGAGAAGTTTGGGATTGTGTTGAAGAAGAGGGTGCCTCTCATTGCCATCCCCACACCTCGTTTATCGGGTGCTGCGGTTTATGAGTGA